CCGGCGCTGTTCACCTCGACCCGCGGCATCACCATCCCCGACCCGCAGATGGGGAACGCGGTGCAGGAGGGCAATCTCATCTTCACCGACCCGCCACGGCACCGGCAGCTGCGCAAGCTGATCAACTCCGGGTTCACCCGGCGGCGGGTGGCCCGGTTGGAGCCCAAGATCCGCGAGATCGTGCGGGGAATCCTCGATGGCATCCAACCGGATTCCGTTCACGAGTTCGCCGAAGAGATCGCCGCGCCGCTGCCCACCCGGATGATCGCCGAGCTGATCGGCGCACCGCCCGACGATTGGGAGCAGTTCCGGGCGTGGTCGGACGCGGCCACCGGGACGGCCGACCCGGAGATCGAGCTGGACCCGTTGGTCGCGATGGGCCAGCTGCACGCGTATTTCCAGAAGCTGATCGCGGCCAGGCGTACCGATGCGCGCGACGACCTATTGTCGGTGCTGGCCGGCGCCGAGATCGACGGAGTCCGGCTGACCGACGAGGATCTGCTCAACTTCGCGTTCTTGCTGCTGGTGGCCGGCAACGAGACCACCCGCAACCTGATCGCGCTGGGCACGCTGGCGCTGATAAAGCATCCCGGCCAACGCCGCCTCTTGGTCGACGATCCCACCCTGATCCCGGGCGCCGTCGAGGAGATGCTCCGGTGGACCAGCCCGGTGGTCCACATGGCGCGCACCGCGACGACAGAGGTGACGATTCGCGGTCAGCGGATCGCCGAGGGCGACGTGGTGGTGATGCTTTACGGGTCGGCCAATAGGGACGAGGAGGTGTTCGGTGCCGACTCCGAGGAGTTCAAGGTGACCCGGCACCCCAACCCGCACATCGCGTTCGGGTGCGGCGAACATTCTTGCGTCGGCGCACAATTGGCGCGGCTGGAGGCGTGCGTGATGTTTGACGAGCTGCTGCGCCGCTTCCCCAGACTAGAGCTGGTGGGCGAGGTGGACCGGATGCGGGCCACCATGGTTCCGGGGGTCAAGCGCATGCCGGTGCGGCTGGGGTCCTGATGGATCTGGAGTACTCCCCCGAGCAGCAGCGGCTGCGCGCCGAGATCCGCGCCGCCCTCGAAAAGGTGATGACGCCCGAACGCACCCTCGCGCTCAGCGAGCGGATGGAGGGGGGCCCCGAAGTGCGCGAGTGCGTACGCGCCTTGGCCGCGGCCGACCTACTCGGCGTCGGGTGGCCCAAAGAGTATGGCGGACGTGGATTCTCGGCGATCGAGCAGTTCATCTTCTCCGAGGAAGCGCAGCGGGTGAACGCCCCAATCCCGCTGGTGACGCTCAACACGGTCGGCCCGACCCTGATGCAGTGCGGTACCGAGGAGCAGAAGCGGAAGTTCCTGCCCGCGATCCTGGACGGCAGTGTCGAGTTCGCGATCGGCTACTCCGAGCCGGGAGCCGGAAGCGACCTGGCGTCCCTGCGCACCACCGCGGTCCGCGACGGCGATGAGTACGTGATCAACGGGCAGAAGATGTTCACCAGCGGCGCCGCGTACGCCGACTACATCTGGTTGGCGGCCCGCACCGATCCGAACGCCAAGAAACACAAGGGCATTTCCATCCTGATCGTGCCCACCTCGTCGCCCGGCTTCTCCTGGCAGCCGCTGCACACCATGCCCGGCATCTCCACCTTCTATACGTTCTACGACAACGTGCGGGTCCCGGCCAGCGCACTGGTGGGCGGGGAGAACCAGGGCTGGCAGCTGATCACCACCCAGCTGAACTTCGAGCGCGCGGCCCTGGGCAACCTCGGCGCGCTCGAGCCACTGTTCGAGCAGACCCTGCAGTGGGCCGCAACCACCGAGCTCGATGGCGGCCGCGTCATCGACCAGCCGTGGGTGCAGCTCACCCTGGCGAGGGTCGAAGCCCAGGTCGCGGCGTACAAATTGATCAACCTACGGGTGAATGCGGCCATGACCAAGGGCGTCCTCAACATGGGCGAAGCCTCCGCCGCGAAGGTGTTCGGCACCGAACTGACCCAGCAGGTCGCCCGCCAGCTGCTGGAAGTGCTGAACCACAACGGGGTACGCCGGGGCGTCGATGCACCGCTACGCGGCGGGCTGGAAACCGCGTATCGATGGGCAGTCATCAATACGTTCGGTGGCGGCGCCAACGAGATTCAACGTGACATCATCGCCATGGCCGGATTGGGCATGCCGCGGGCTCCCCGTGACCTGCGCGCTGAAAGTGGCGCCACCGCAACATAGGAGGACAGCCGTAAGTGACCGACTCAGAAACCGTCAGCGCCAAGGTGCGGGCCCTCGTCGGCCAGCCGACCGGCGGCACCGGAAGGCCCTCGGTGGCCCCGGATCCGGTCAACCAGCCGATGATCCGGCACTGGGCCTACGCGATGGCCGACATGAACCCCGTCTACCTCGACCCGGAGTTCGCCGAGAAGTCGCGGTTCGGCGGCATCGTGTCGCCGCCGGTGATGCTGCAAACCTGGACGATGCCGTCGCCGATCCTGGAGGGCATCGGTGAGCGTGGTGGCGCACCCGTCGAAATCAAAAGCAATCCGACGGCGTTTCTCGACGAGGCCGGCTACACCAGCACGGTGGCGACCAACTCGGAGTTCGAGATCGAGCGCTACCCGCGACTGGGCGACGTCATCAGCGCGACGACGGTGTACGAATCGGTTTCCGAGGAAAAGAAAACGGCGCTGGGCACCGGCTTCTTCCTGACCTGGCTGACCACCTACACCGACCAGAACGGCGAGGTGTTGGGCAGGCAGCGCTTCCGGGTGCTGCGATTCAGGCCGGAGCGCTGATGGCGACCCGACTGGCGCCGGCCGTCACCGGCGACACGGAGTTCTTCTGGAACGGATTGCGGGACAACAAACTCCTGATCCAGCGCTGCGGCGGCTGCGGGCAGCTGCGCCACCCGCCGCGCCCGATGTGCCCGCACTGCCGGTCCCTGGACTGGGACACGGTCGAGTCCTCGGGCCGCGGCACCGTCTACAGCTACGTGATGCCGCACGAGCCGAAGTTTCCGTTCTTCGAGTATCCCTACGTCGTGGTGCTGGTGGAACTCGAGGAGGGCGTGCGGCTGGTGTCGAATCTGACCGGCATCGAGCCGGCCGACGTGACAACCGGAATGCCGGTCGAGGTGTACTACCAGAGTTTCGATACCGACCTGGTGTTGCATCAGTTCCGGCCGGCCACCTAGGCGCGGGCTCATGGACTTCACCTTCACCGAGGAGCAGGAGACCATCTCCAAGCTCGCCCGCGACCTATTCGAGCGCCGCGCCACGCCGGAGCGCCTGACCGAGTTGGAAGCCGGCGACGTCCGCTTCGACGACGCACTGTGGAAGGAGCTGGCGGCCGCCGACCTGTTGGGCACCGCGCTGCCGGAGTCGGTGGGCGGCAACGGCGGTGGCTTCGTGGAGCTCGGGGTGCTGCTGGCCGAGGTGGGCCGGGCGGTCGCGCCGGTGCCGGCCTACGCGACGCTGGCGCTGGGGGCCGACCCCATCGCCCGGCACGGCAATCCCGAACAGCGGCAACGCTACCTGCCCGGTGTCGCCGCCGGAAGCCGCATCCTGACCGCGGGCCTGGCCGAGCCGGGCCGCTCCGACGTCACGGCGCCGGCCACCACCGCGCGCCGCGACGGCGGTAATTGGCGGCTCGACGGCGCCAAGGAGCTGGTGCCGGCCGCCCAATCCGCCGACACCGTCCTGATTCCCGCCGCGACGCAGGACGGTCAGGTCGGCCTGTTCCTGTTGGCGACCGACGCCCGCGGCGTCGAGATCCGGCCGGCGCCGACCACCAACCGCGAACCGCACGCCGACGTCTACCTCGATGGCGCAACGGTATCCGACGCCGACCGGCTCGTCGGGGCTGACCTGATCGAGTCGCTGCGCACCCGCGCGCTGGTCGCGCTGTGCGCGGTTCAGCTCGGCGTGGCGGAGCGGGCGCTGCGGATCGCCGCCGAATACACCACGGGCCGCGAGCAATTCGGCCGGCCCATCGGCAGCTTCCAGGCCGTCCAGCAGCGCATGGCCGACGCGTTCATCGATGTCGAGGCGATCCGGTGGACCACGTGGCACGCGGCGTGGCTGATCGCGCACGGGCGGCCCCTAAAAGAGGCCCACCGCGCCGCCCGCATCGCGAAATTCTGGGCCGCCGAGGCCGGCGCGCGCGTCGCCGCCACCGCCCAGCACGTCCACGGCGGCATCGGGATCGACACCACCTATCCCCTGCACCGCTACTTCTTGTGGGCCAAGCACAACGAGCTCACGCTCGGCCCGGCCACGGCGCAGCTGGCCCACCTCGGCGCAACGTATTCGGAAGGACGCCCATGACGACCACCGCGAGCCGCACCACCACCCTGCGCTGGGCCGACATCTCCGTCGGCGACGAGGTCACCCCGCTCGAGATCCCCATCACCACAACGATGATCGTCGCCGGTGCGATCGCCACCCGCGACTTCATGCCCGTGCACCACGACCGCGACTACGCCAACAAGCAGGGCTCGCCCAACCTGTTCATGAACATCCTCACCACCAACGGCTACTGCGTGCGGTTCCTCACCGACTGGGCCGGACCGGAGGCGATGGTGAAGAAGCTGTCGATACGCCTTGGCGTGCCGTGCTTTCCGGACGACCCGCTGCGGTTCACCGGCAGCGTCACCGGGAAGACCGAAGGCACCGGGGGCGAGAACTTCGTCGAGGTGACGTTCAAGGGCTCCAACAGCCTGGGCGATCACGTCTCGGGCACCGCGGTCCTCAGCCTGCTCGACGGGGCGTTCGAAAGGGACCAGGCGTGAGCAGCGCACTGCCCGGGGCCGCGGCCATCGTCGGGATCGGCCAGACCGAGTTCTCCAAGGAATCCGGCCGCAGCGAACTGCAATTGGCGTGCGAGGCGGTCAGCGCCGCGCTCGACGACGCCGGACTGGCACCCAGCGACGTCGACGGCATGGTCACCTTCACGATGGACTCCAGCGACGAGATCGAGATCGCGCGCAACGTCGGCATCGGCGACCTGAGCTTCTTCTCCCGCGTGCACCACGGGGGCGGCGCCGCCGCCGGCACCGTCGTGCACGCCGCGATGGCCGTCGCGACGGGCGTCGCCGACGTGGTGGTGTGCTGGCGCGCCTTCAACGAGCGGTCCGGCATGCGGTTCGGCGGCAGCGGGCGCACCGACCTGGGGACGCCGCTGTTCATGGCGCACTACGCGCCGTTCGGATTGCTCACGCCCGCGGCCTGGGTCGCAATGCACGCCCAGCGCTACATGTCGACGTACGGGGTCACCAACGAGGACTTCGGCCGCATCGCCGTCGTGGACCGCGCGCACGCGGCCCGCAATCCGGATGCCTGGTTCTATCAGCGTCCGATCACGCTGGAAGACCACCAGAAGTCGCGCTGGATCGTCGAACCGGTACTGCGCCTGCTGGACTGCTGCCAGGAGAGCGACGGCGGGGTCGCGCTGGTGGTCACCAGCGCGGAACGCGCGCGCGACCTGCGTCAGCCACCGGCCATCATCACCGCGGCAGCGCAGGGCGCGGCCGCCAACGGCGAGATGATGACCAGCTACTACCGCGACGACATCACCGGCCT
This genomic interval from Mycobacterium sp. SMC-2 contains the following:
- a CDS encoding cytochrome P450, producing the protein MRTTFPLHSPDFYAGDPYPAYRELRATAPVCWNDVTHFWALLKYEDIRFVSTNPALFTSTRGITIPDPQMGNAVQEGNLIFTDPPRHRQLRKLINSGFTRRRVARLEPKIREIVRGILDGIQPDSVHEFAEEIAAPLPTRMIAELIGAPPDDWEQFRAWSDAATGTADPEIELDPLVAMGQLHAYFQKLIAARRTDARDDLLSVLAGAEIDGVRLTDEDLLNFAFLLLVAGNETTRNLIALGTLALIKHPGQRRLLVDDPTLIPGAVEEMLRWTSPVVHMARTATTEVTIRGQRIAEGDVVVMLYGSANRDEEVFGADSEEFKVTRHPNPHIAFGCGEHSCVGAQLARLEACVMFDELLRRFPRLELVGEVDRMRATMVPGVKRMPVRLGS
- a CDS encoding acyl-CoA dehydrogenase family protein, translating into MDLEYSPEQQRLRAEIRAALEKVMTPERTLALSERMEGGPEVRECVRALAAADLLGVGWPKEYGGRGFSAIEQFIFSEEAQRVNAPIPLVTLNTVGPTLMQCGTEEQKRKFLPAILDGSVEFAIGYSEPGAGSDLASLRTTAVRDGDEYVINGQKMFTSGAAYADYIWLAARTDPNAKKHKGISILIVPTSSPGFSWQPLHTMPGISTFYTFYDNVRVPASALVGGENQGWQLITTQLNFERAALGNLGALEPLFEQTLQWAATTELDGGRVIDQPWVQLTLARVEAQVAAYKLINLRVNAAMTKGVLNMGEASAAKVFGTELTQQVARQLLEVLNHNGVRRGVDAPLRGGLETAYRWAVINTFGGGANEIQRDIIAMAGLGMPRAPRDLRAESGATAT
- a CDS encoding MaoC family dehydratase N-terminal domain-containing protein, producing MTDSETVSAKVRALVGQPTGGTGRPSVAPDPVNQPMIRHWAYAMADMNPVYLDPEFAEKSRFGGIVSPPVMLQTWTMPSPILEGIGERGGAPVEIKSNPTAFLDEAGYTSTVATNSEFEIERYPRLGDVISATTVYESVSEEKKTALGTGFFLTWLTTYTDQNGEVLGRQRFRVLRFRPER
- a CDS encoding Zn-ribbon domain-containing OB-fold protein is translated as MATRLAPAVTGDTEFFWNGLRDNKLLIQRCGGCGQLRHPPRPMCPHCRSLDWDTVESSGRGTVYSYVMPHEPKFPFFEYPYVVVLVELEEGVRLVSNLTGIEPADVTTGMPVEVYYQSFDTDLVLHQFRPAT
- a CDS encoding acyl-CoA dehydrogenase family protein — its product is MDFTFTEEQETISKLARDLFERRATPERLTELEAGDVRFDDALWKELAAADLLGTALPESVGGNGGGFVELGVLLAEVGRAVAPVPAYATLALGADPIARHGNPEQRQRYLPGVAAGSRILTAGLAEPGRSDVTAPATTARRDGGNWRLDGAKELVPAAQSADTVLIPAATQDGQVGLFLLATDARGVEIRPAPTTNREPHADVYLDGATVSDADRLVGADLIESLRTRALVALCAVQLGVAERALRIAAEYTTGREQFGRPIGSFQAVQQRMADAFIDVEAIRWTTWHAAWLIAHGRPLKEAHRAARIAKFWAAEAGARVAATAQHVHGGIGIDTTYPLHRYFLWAKHNELTLGPATAQLAHLGATYSEGRP
- a CDS encoding MaoC family dehydratase, with translation MTTTASRTTTLRWADISVGDEVTPLEIPITTTMIVAGAIATRDFMPVHHDRDYANKQGSPNLFMNILTTNGYCVRFLTDWAGPEAMVKKLSIRLGVPCFPDDPLRFTGSVTGKTEGTGGENFVEVTFKGSNSLGDHVSGTAVLSLLDGAFERDQA
- a CDS encoding lipid-transfer protein codes for the protein MSSALPGAAAIVGIGQTEFSKESGRSELQLACEAVSAALDDAGLAPSDVDGMVTFTMDSSDEIEIARNVGIGDLSFFSRVHHGGGAAAGTVVHAAMAVATGVADVVVCWRAFNERSGMRFGGSGRTDLGTPLFMAHYAPFGLLTPAAWVAMHAQRYMSTYGVTNEDFGRIAVVDRAHAARNPDAWFYQRPITLEDHQKSRWIVEPVLRLLDCCQESDGGVALVVTSAERARDLRQPPAIITAAAQGAAANGEMMTSYYRDDITGLPEMGVVAQRLWRDSGLKPQDIQTAFIYDHFTPFVFTQLEELGFCGRGEAKDFATVERLSLGGEFPINTNGGLLGEAYIHGMNGITEGVRQVRGTSYNQVDNVEHVLVTSGTGVPTSGLILAPAD